A genomic stretch from Desulfotignum balticum DSM 7044 includes:
- the phnE gene encoding phosphonate ABC transporter, permease protein PhnE: protein MSITSMALNHTAFLTPNSRTVFSAIRRNSIITLAGVTAGVIYLCYIFFSFDVGGLISKARPGRALLLATDAVAHKVHVTRNLRGTSSLTVAVEGERTATYDTPPAWVKQSGDLVRVDLGKGVTVEMQETVLILTIPDYGHIRVEVTGSGIETDLPEGKTPPDWLRATSAKFDARPSLGQRIQVSRARMEVHRYFGGWENFFFPFRSELAGSSFPEIIRLAFSSDRRQPETPNWKLIFNTFWNNPDWQHGNVFIALLETFLMAVLGTLTAALAGLPLAILAASNFTPSQVLRFAVRRVFDFLRGIDMLIWSLIFIRAFGLGPLTGALAIAFTDTGSLGKLFSEALENVNKRQMEGVSATGANRWQFYRFGVIPQIIPVFVSQGLYYLESNIRSATIIGALGAGGIGLMLVETMNTQRDWENTAYLILLTVGLVIIMDTLSGKLRKRLIHGVAQKNSINQ from the coding sequence ATGAGCATCACTTCCATGGCCCTGAATCACACCGCGTTTTTGACACCGAACAGCCGGACCGTCTTCTCCGCCATCCGTCGAAACAGTATTATTACCCTGGCGGGTGTCACCGCTGGGGTGATCTATCTGTGCTATATTTTCTTTTCCTTTGATGTCGGCGGACTGATCAGCAAAGCCCGGCCGGGCCGGGCACTGCTGCTGGCCACGGATGCCGTGGCCCACAAGGTGCATGTCACCCGGAACCTGCGGGGGACAAGTTCATTGACGGTAGCCGTGGAAGGAGAACGGACTGCCACCTATGACACCCCGCCCGCCTGGGTGAAACAATCCGGGGACCTTGTCCGGGTGGATCTGGGCAAAGGGGTGACCGTCGAGATGCAGGAAACCGTTTTGATCCTGACGATCCCCGACTATGGCCACATCCGGGTGGAAGTGACCGGATCAGGCATCGAAACCGATCTGCCGGAAGGAAAAACTCCCCCGGACTGGCTCCGGGCCACTTCCGCCAAGTTTGATGCCCGGCCGTCCTTAGGTCAGCGGATTCAGGTGTCCCGGGCCCGCATGGAAGTACACCGGTATTTCGGAGGATGGGAAAATTTTTTCTTTCCCTTCCGGTCGGAACTGGCCGGATCTTCTTTCCCGGAGATCATCCGACTGGCATTTTCCAGTGACCGGCGCCAGCCGGAGACACCCAACTGGAAACTGATATTCAACACCTTCTGGAACAATCCGGACTGGCAGCATGGCAATGTGTTTATCGCGTTGCTGGAAACTTTTCTCATGGCGGTTCTGGGGACCCTTACCGCAGCTCTGGCAGGACTGCCCCTGGCCATTCTGGCGGCCTCCAACTTCACTCCGTCCCAGGTGCTGCGGTTTGCCGTCCGCCGGGTCTTTGACTTTCTCAGAGGCATTGACATGCTGATCTGGTCATTGATCTTTATCCGGGCCTTCGGTTTAGGGCCGCTCACCGGGGCCCTGGCCATCGCCTTCACCGACACCGGTTCGCTGGGAAAACTGTTTTCAGAAGCCCTGGAAAACGTGAACAAACGGCAGATGGAAGGAGTCAGCGCCACCGGGGCCAACCGGTGGCAGTTCTACCGGTTCGGAGTCATTCCCCAGATCATTCCCGTATTTGTCTCCCAGGGCCTGTATTACCTGGAGTCCAACATCCGGTCCGCCACCATCATCGGGGCCCTCGGGGCCGGGGGCATCGGCCTGATGCTGGTGGAAACCATGAACACCCAGCGGGATTGGGAAAACACTGCCTACCTGATCCTGCTGACCGTCGGCTTGGTCATCATCATGGACACGCTTTCCGGAAAACTGCGAAAACGGCTCATTCACGGGGTGGCGCAAAAAAACTCGATAAATCAATGA
- the phnC gene encoding phosphonate ABC transporter ATP-binding protein: MKITHLTKQFGTVTAVNKVSFAIDTPQMVGIIGPSGAGKSTLLRMINRLTDASGGSIEMNGRDILALKGKEKRKWQRDCAMVFQQFNLVPRLDVVTNVLLGRLNGYSTVKSLFSIFGKEMVDEALTALDRLGIAGQALQRAETLSGGQQQRVAIARALMQTPKMVLADEPIASLDPLSAEKVMTALREIRDRDQLTVICNLHTLDTARTYCDRVIGMLQGKIVFDDVPAKLTPAVVKDIYGADTELNESVTSTSMVTPVRKPSPRSLAPAMAALSAG, translated from the coding sequence ATGAAAATTACCCACTTGACCAAACAGTTCGGCACAGTTACAGCCGTCAATAAAGTATCCTTTGCTATTGACACCCCCCAGATGGTCGGGATCATCGGTCCTTCCGGGGCCGGTAAATCCACGCTGCTGCGCATGATCAACCGGCTCACCGATGCCTCCGGCGGCAGCATCGAGATGAACGGCCGGGATATTCTTGCGCTGAAAGGAAAAGAAAAACGAAAATGGCAGCGGGACTGCGCCATGGTCTTCCAGCAGTTCAACCTGGTACCCCGCCTGGATGTGGTGACCAATGTCCTGCTGGGCCGGCTCAACGGATATTCCACAGTGAAAAGCCTGTTCAGTATTTTCGGCAAAGAAATGGTGGATGAAGCACTGACTGCCCTGGACCGCCTGGGGATTGCCGGCCAGGCCCTTCAGCGGGCCGAAACCCTGTCCGGGGGGCAGCAGCAGCGGGTGGCCATTGCCAGGGCGTTGATGCAGACCCCCAAAATGGTGCTGGCAGACGAACCCATCGCCTCCCTGGACCCGTTGAGCGCGGAAAAAGTCATGACCGCGCTGCGAGAGATCCGGGACCGGGATCAACTCACCGTCATCTGCAACCTGCATACCCTCGACACCGCCAGAACATACTGCGACCGGGTGATCGGCATGCTCCAGGGTAAAATCGTGTTTGACGATGTGCCGGCAAAACTGACCCCGGCCGTGGTCAAAGACATTTACGGCGCCGATACAGAGCTCAATGAGTCCGTGACCTCCACCTCGATGGTCACGCCGGTCAGAAAACCGAGCCCCCGCAGCCTGGCACCGGCCATGGCTGCTCTGTCAGCTGGTTGA
- a CDS encoding glycerophosphodiester phosphodiesterase, which translates to MYYKIIDAEMIEQAHRSGLEILCWTVDDPVKARQLIDLGVTGITTNRPAWLKSNVTRGFHGGPGTAMRNPVSEAFKLTGRAKVLEKGG; encoded by the coding sequence CTGTACTATAAAATAATTGACGCTGAAATGATTGAACAGGCGCATCGATCCGGACTGGAAATCCTGTGCTGGACAGTCGACGATCCGGTAAAAGCCCGGCAATTGATTGATCTGGGGGTAACCGGCATTACAACCAACAGACCCGCTTGGCTGAAATCAAACGTCACCCGGGGCTTTCATGGAGGACCAGGAACCGCGATGCGCAATCCTGTGTCTGAAGCGTTTAAGCTGACGGGCCGCGCCAAGGTGCTTGAAAAAGGCGGCTGA
- a CDS encoding GNAT family N-acetyltransferase, with protein MTITLSLAKIEDAEMLKSISVEAFTGDYEQYGSYPPGIESLAWHQSEIEKGHYYKIQYNDELAGGICIIPSYKELIEIKYFFISEKYQNKRIGSMTVELIEKQYSSAKAWTLATPYKAYRNHHFYEKFGYTKIGEFQPDPNNAFKLFEYKKEIVK; from the coding sequence TTGACGATTACACTCTCTTTGGCAAAAATTGAGGATGCAGAAATGCTGAAATCAATCAGTGTTGAGGCTTTTACTGGTGATTATGAGCAGTACGGCTCTTATCCTCCGGGAATTGAGTCGTTAGCTTGGCATCAATCAGAAATTGAAAAAGGCCATTATTATAAAATTCAATACAATGATGAGCTTGCTGGTGGCATTTGCATCATCCCATCATATAAAGAACTGATAGAAATAAAGTACTTTTTCATTTCTGAAAAATATCAAAACAAGCGAATTGGCTCCATGACAGTGGAGTTAATTGAAAAACAATATAGCAGCGCAAAAGCTTGGACACTTGCAACACCATATAAAGCCTATCGAAACCACCACTTTTATGAAAAGTTTGGTTATACAAAGATTGGTGAATTTCAGCCAGATCCAAATAATGCGTTCAAGTTGTTTGAGTACAAAAAAGAAATCGTGAAATAA
- a CDS encoding DUF3781 domain-containing protein yields MNETLRTSIADKFRNTPLGFSRIRRNLEIVRFSDSETEIFLKKIILSTLLENIDTKGKNHYFKCFEYNAILTVNAHSFTIITAKKIDNR; encoded by the coding sequence ATGAACGAAACTTTAAGAACATCAATAGCCGATAAATTCAGAAATACCCCTTTAGGATTTTCGAGAATAAGGAGAAATCTGGAAATCGTCCGCTTTTCAGATAGTGAAACAGAAATATTCTTGAAAAAAATTATTTTGTCGACTCTTCTTGAAAATATAGACACAAAGGGGAAAAATCATTATTTCAAATGTTTCGAATATAATGCTATTTTAACTGTAAATGCACACTCTTTCACTATTATTACCGCAAAGAAAATTGACAATAGGTGA
- a CDS encoding DUF6125 family protein gives MKPSDAITKKETIDLLNKCWMTHDGMWFFHCLQEFGIETTNKINKSAIKSMSSIELKRIRSVLGFKKDIENFEEFKVFFIEASKLIIPDFMNVSFNFSEENKMTWVFNQGKCFAYEGVKRLGAIGKYECGVLYRIKCWLEELGIKHKFSPEINLCHMHHNGDCSGYIQFFF, from the coding sequence TTGAAACCAAGTGATGCTATTACCAAAAAAGAAACAATTGATCTTTTAAATAAGTGTTGGATGACACATGACGGTATGTGGTTTTTTCATTGCCTGCAAGAATTTGGGATTGAGACAACAAATAAAATTAATAAATCCGCCATTAAATCAATGTCTTCAATTGAACTAAAAAGAATTAGGAGTGTTTTGGGATTTAAGAAAGACATTGAAAACTTTGAAGAATTTAAGGTGTTTTTTATTGAAGCTTCTAAATTGATAATACCTGATTTTATGAATGTTAGCTTTAATTTTTCTGAAGAGAACAAAATGACATGGGTATTTAATCAAGGAAAATGCTTTGCCTATGAAGGTGTAAAAAGATTAGGTGCCATAGGCAAGTATGAATGTGGTGTACTTTACAGAATCAAATGCTGGCTTGAAGAACTTGGAATAAAACATAAGTTTTCCCCAGAGATTAACCTATGTCACATGCATCATAATGGGGATTGTTCAGGGTATATACAATTTTTTTTCTAA